A genomic region of Micromonospora sp. NBC_01796 contains the following coding sequences:
- the rplR gene encoding 50S ribosomal protein L18, which produces MSATLLKRRRGVAAKRAVGRARRHFRVRKNVSGTSDRPRLVVTRSLRNITAQVVDDTKGHTLASASSLDTSLRGGEGDKSALAGKVGALLAERAKAAGISKVVFDRGGNRYAGRIAALADAAREAGLEF; this is translated from the coding sequence GTGAGCGCCACGCTGCTCAAGCGCCGTCGCGGCGTTGCCGCCAAGCGCGCCGTTGGGCGGGCGCGGCGACACTTCCGGGTCCGCAAGAACGTCAGCGGTACCTCCGACCGTCCCCGGTTGGTCGTCACCCGCTCGCTGCGGAACATCACGGCCCAGGTGGTCGACGACACCAAGGGGCACACCCTGGCGTCGGCGTCGAGCCTGGACACGTCGCTCCGCGGCGGCGAGGGCGACAAGAGCGCCCTGGCCGGCAAGGTCGGCGCTCTGCTGGCCGAGCGGGCCAAGGCCGCCGGCATCTCCAAGGTCGTCTTCGACCGCGGTGGCAACCGGTACGCGGGGCGGATCGCCGCGCTTGCCGACGCCGCCCGCGAAGCCGGGCTCGAGTTCTGA